The following nucleotide sequence is from Zea mays cultivar B73 chromosome 1, Zm-B73-REFERENCE-NAM-5.0, whole genome shotgun sequence.
GAAAGGACCTGGCGATCCTCCCGTTGGCACCCTCCGGATAGAACCCGCCGGGCACGCGCTCGTCGCCGGTGAGGTAGAGGATGCTGAGCAGCTCGGCGGGCGTCCGGGCGTAGGAGAGCGAGTCCCTGTCCGCGGAGAGCACGTTGGTGCAGATGGCGCCCTCGGCGCCGAGCCGGCGGGGCACCGTGAGCCCCTCGTCCTTGACCCCGCACCGCCCCAGCCGGTTGCGCAGCGCCGACACGCGGTCCGTGAACTCGGCCACCGTGATGTTCCCGTACGGTGGCACGGCCTCGCCGAGGCGCTCGAAGAGGCGTGCCCGGAACACCGCGTCCTGCGCCGCCTCCACCCCCAGCAGCCCTGCCAGAAGCTGCGTGCATGCATGGCGTGAGCTCCACAAGCAAGAAATGGTATGGTACCACTAGCGCGCGCGACCTTTTCTTCCTCATTCAGGCGGTACGGTGGTCACCTTCTTTGTCTGGTAGCCGTCGACGATGGGGTTGGTGCCGACGTAGCCGTTGATGCCGAGGTAGGGGATGACGTACGAGGCCAGCAGGAAGTTGAGGCTGTTGACGTAGGGATCGAAGGGAGGGTCCAGGCGGGTCCCGAACGCCTCGTCCATCACCCTAGCGAAGTTGTGGGCGCTGAGGTCTATCAACGGCCGAGGAATCCCGCCGACCGTGCGCTGGATAGCCCTGTATGCACGCACGTGCACACAAACCAAAATTCAAGATGCATGCACATCAGAACCGTGGTACTTCCGATGCATGAGCAGGAAAGGGGCTCAGGAACCTGATGTGGCCAACTTCCTGCAGGCCAAACTCCGCGACGATGCGCCTCGTCACCTCGTCGAGGTTGGCCTTCCGGGCGCCCACCGGAGGCGGGCCGCCCAGCGCCAGCCTCGGCGCGAGGTGGTCGAGCCCCACGCCGTACGCGCCGTGCAGGAAGAACTCGGCCTCGGTGTACTCCAGGTTCAGCGCGAACTGCATCGGGTCGACGTCGTAGGGGAACACGGCCACCGCGATGTGCGGCGCCGGCGGCTGGCACCGGCGTGGCTCGACGTAGCTAGACTCAGCTGACGACACGGCTGCCACCGCCGCCGTCGGCTCCCGAGGACAGGTCGGGTCGTCGTCGAGACGACCGACGACGGGCGATGATGCTCCACTGCAGCAGCAACAAACTCCTATCACGAGGAGGAGGAGCGGCACGGAGCGAGAGTGGGCATGCGAGGGTGCCATGGTTAGCTTGCAAATTCGCAATGCGGAGTATGCTCTCGCTTGGGGGCCGAACAATGAATATGAATGTGCTGCATCTGCATCCCGACTTTATTTATTGTGGGTTTCAGATTCAGAGTCATCTGACAGTTACTCTTTCTCTCCCTTCTCCCTGAACAAGCAGATAGCTAGCTAAAACTAGCTAACGTTCCTAGTACACGCCGTGATCATAGCCAAgatttacctgaaaataagattaAGACTGCAAGATATCCAAGCTGGCAACAGATTACCTGTATCCGAAGAGGCCGCGCCGTCACCATCAACTTACAAACTGAAAATAGCTTGTGTCCAATAGACCGGGCTTGGAATTGGATTATCCTAGAACTCCATCcgccttagggcttgttcggttagctctcaatctatgtggattgagtgggtttAGATGAGTTTGAATCACAAACAAGTCTAActtcttcttaattttttccaattCCATCTAATCCATGtgcattgggaataaccgaaaagATCTTACCTGATGAAACTACTCTCTTCATCATCTCGTACTTTGGACGCTTAATTCATATAGTCCGTAGCCCATACGAAAGCTGACGAAACTACTCTCTTCATCATCTCGTACTTTGGATGCTTAATTCATATAGTCCTGAACTCTCAGACCCATTTGTCAAATTCACTGGTGATGATGGCTGCATCTGCGTGTACAGATTTTATTAGTGTATGTGCATCCAATTCCAAATCACATCCTGGTACGCAGTAGTAGCTCCTTCAGGCTGGAGTGATCGATGCTTACAAAATCTCCTACCGCATGTGGTTAGACAATGAAATTGATCGGGTTGCTGTCAAGGTATACCGAGAGTGCAAGCTTTTTGTTATTTGAAGTCCCCCACTGGGACCATCCTTCCCTTTTCTGGGCTTCTTGACTCTTTTGAGTCATATCGCAATCACAACCGTACCAACAGTTCCGTTCCGTCCCCGGCACATGCATCAACCTGGGAACCGAATTTGCAGGTCATTTGGTATATACGATTCCGGCTCATCATCACGAGGCCTAGTAGCTAGTGTTAAAAATAGAGGGTTTTTTAATTTCGTGCCCTAAAAATATCTAGGCATATCTCAGCATATTTGAACCTAGGAAACTGTGAATACAAACATGATATTTACACGCTATAACGATCTAGCTAGTAGAGTTGCATACGATATTCATGCTAGCCATGCCTGTTAACAACCGATCACATGAAACTAGAAAACAATCGAATAGTACCCTACCTCAGCTACGTGCCTACCAAAGCATGCTATTGGCTTTGACACAAGAACCAAGAAGCTTTCTAAGAGAGACAAGTGGAGTCTTGTATTAATATTGAAAAGTTAACCACTTTATAGGTAGACTAAATAGCAGGCTGCAAGGATACTTACAGCAACCAGATGTTGGCTTAAACCTGCTCTAATGGCGTAATCCGTGGGGACGATCGTCGGGGTTAGGGGGAACGCATGGCTCTGATTCATCGTCCACAGCTAGCTTCGACTACGGCTGTAGCGAGAACACTCCGTTCCTTTCAAAAAAAAAAACTATTAAGCATAATGTTGACAACAGTCCGTCGTCTATAGTCGATTATCACTCTTCGCACCGCTACAACTAATTATCGATTACGTTTCAGCACACACATTTTCAATAATCAAGGGACCTGAGAACCACCCAACTGGAGACGCCATGAACTTGAATCCATCCATCCCAAGGCAGGTGAATCCTACAGCGTGGTATCATATCACTCTAGCCGAGGTAACATTTGAATGCATACCTACGTCTACGTTACATCCTGCATTGCTACTGAAATACTCAATTAATTGAGCGCGGGTGACTGCGGCATTACAAACTGCATGTATCAATCTCTGTTGCAATGCACGTTAATAATACTGCCGCTGCAAATTATTCAGAGTTTATTAGCTGTCAACTTTACTCGGCATCATCAGTTGAATTAGCGTCCACCGCGCGCCCGGTCCCATGGACCATGGCTTGATTGAATCAATTGAACTCATGAGCGGCGTATGTCAGGGAATACGTCAACTTTATGAACTCGCGATCATCAGCATCGGCAGTGAAAATCTTGGATATCTATTACACTGTGCAGTTTGACAAAAAGGTTTATAATGGCGTGATGGTGGGTGTCTGAGCCTTGTTGGGTTGAGAAGCTAACTGTAGTGGGACAAATAATGGACAATATGTTTCTAATGGTCTGGTTGTGGCTTTCTGAACCTTGTTAGGCTGAGAAGCTAACTGTAGTGGCATCAGACTATAACAGTAACTGCTGTTTCGTGCGAATGGTAGCACAAGGCTCTATATGTAGAATCTATCAGTTGCAGCCAGAATTAATTTTTCGAATTTATAGTTGCTTCCTACTTATGAAAAGTTTGTTTAATGGAATTGATTCCAGTGTCTACTGCGTAGTGCCCAAGTGTTGACACCGCTTATGAAAACCTTGAGTATGAATTCTCAAAATCCTGTGTTGACACCGCTTTTGTCATTGACTGTATATCTCAGTTTTTGTCATAGGTGCAATCTAGTTTAGAAATTTTCACTGCTTTATTTTGAAGTTGCTAATGTGGGAGGCTCGGGCACTGGGTATGCTCTTTTTTTAGCAGTTGATAATGGATGTAAGTACTTATAGTTACTAAGATGTCCTTAATTTGCTGGAAAGATATCTTCGGCATTTTGTTATATTTGCACTTGACAATCTTCTGTTTGAGATTATGGTCAAAAAACAATCTTCTGTTTGAGATAGTGCTGTTTACTATGGCTCATTTGTGCTGTTTACTATGGCTCATTTGCAATT
It contains:
- the LOC100274577 gene encoding Desiccation-related protein PCC13-62-like precursor produces the protein MAPSHAHSRSVPLLLLVIGVCCCCSGASSPVVGRLDDDPTCPREPTAAVAAVSSAESSYVEPRRCQPPAPHIAVAVFPYDVDPMQFALNLEYTEAEFFLHGAYGVGLDHLAPRLALGGPPPVGARKANLDEVTRRIVAEFGLQEVGHIRAIQRTVGGIPRPLIDLSAHNFARVMDEAFGTRLDPPFDPYVNSLNFLLASYVIPYLGINGYVGTNPIVDGYQTKKLLAGLLGVEAAQDAVFRARLFERLGEAVPPYGNITVAEFTDRVSALRNRLGRCGVKDEGLTVPRRLGAEGAICTNVLSADRDSLSYARTPAELLSILYLTGDERVPGGFYPEGANGRIARSFLGKPHGN